The Chryseobacterium phocaeense genome includes the window TCGTTGTTTGCTCACCAAGTTGCTGGGCTAATCCAATCAGAAGCCCTTCTGTTCCTCTTATATAACATAGCCGATAGACGTTCTGGTAGTTTACCACTTCTCCAACGAGTTCAGCACCGAGTTTCAAAAGTCTGGATAACAGTTCATCAATATTGTTGACCCTGAACATAATACGGAGATAGCCAAGTGAATTAACTGGTGCTGTCCTGTGGTCTGAAATTGTTGCAGGAGTAAGAAATTTTGAAAGTTCTAGGCGACTGTGGCCATCGGGTGTCACCATCATCGCAATTTCCACAGATTGATTTCCAAGCCCAGTTACACGGCCAGCCCATTCATCTTCAACTATCATACGCCCTTCCAGTGTAAGCCCTATTTCTGTAAAAAAACCAATTGCTTTATCAAGATTTTCTACAACGATACCAACGTTGTTCATTTCTAATAATTTACTCTTCATCCTATTTTTATTTTAAATTTTAAGATTGCTGTTAACAGTATACTATTTTTGTTAACCCACCTCCTGTCTAAATAAGACCGCAATTCTTCTTGTTGCGAAATTCGAAATAGCTTGGTGAATTAATGTTTCATGCTTTGCCTGTGGTAAAAAAATCAATGTGATATTTTCATCCATTTTTTGATATCTTTTAATCAGACTTGGTAATCCGTCTTCAATTTTATTGATTTTTTTGTCTTTTGGCTCCCATTTTTAATCGATTATCAAGGAATTGAAACTGCCACCCTTCTCATGTCAAATTTATTTATAATCACTCCTGGGGCTGCCCAATCAATCGTAGGAGGCAAAACAGATTTAGCTTGATCCGCATTCTCAAATAGAATAAATCCAAAACCTTCGTCATTGACCGGATCTACCCAATACCCCGCGATAAAACCCGGTGCACTTTTAACCTTGGGTAATATACTATTCGTGAAAGTGGTTGCTGCTTCTGAAGCAAATTGAGGGTTTATTGTTAATTGAATTAGAATTGCATACATTGATTTTAATTTAAGTTTTTTTATGTTATTATTCAGTAGGCTTATTTATAATCACTAACATTCCTTAGTTTCCGAATAAACATGTTGTTTAAGTAAAAAAAGGCTTCCATTTAGGTTTAATCCTATTTAGTTAAAATCATGGGTAAAAAAGTCTAAATGAATTGAAAACCGCCTGATGCATTATTGTTGCGTGGTTTTCCAGTGGCAAATAATCAAAGTAAACGTTCACGTTCCTGTTTTTCAGGTTTTTGATTTTATCAGCTAGAACATTTGCATCTACTTCCATTACCCGGGGAATTTTAGTGGGAGCCAAACCTTCTTTTCCAACTCCGATATAAATATCTTTGTGTTCAAAACGAGCAAGAGGTTGGTTTAATAACGACCCATTATCCCACCACAAACTGGGGCTGACGATGATATACTTGTTAAAAAGTTCCGGTTTTTTAAACAGGATTTCAGTTGCCAAAAGCCCGCCTAACGATTGCCCGATAATGGTTTTTGAAGAACTGGTCATATACTTTTCCTGTATATACGGTTGCAGCTCTTTTTCAATGAACGATATAAATCTGTTGGAATGCCCTGAGGTCGGATTTGCACTTTTATCTTCAGTTACATTTGTAGGGAATGTGAAATCCCTTCTCCTGTCCACCGTTGCGATACCCACTACTATTGATTTTGGAACCTGGTTAACCCATTCAAAACTATTGAACTGCACAAGCCCTACGATATGGATAAAATCCTCATCTGCTGAACCATCAAGTAAATAAATGACCGGATAACGTATCGTGTCTTTAGGATTATAGCCTTCGGGCAGATAGATATTCAATATCCTTTTTTCATTCAGTTCTTTTGACTGTATTTCATCAATCACACCGAGAATAAAGGGTTTGACAACACCTGTTTGTTCGGGTATTGGCTTCTGTCCAAAAGTTAATGATGCAAAAAAGATTACGAATAAGGAGAACAGTGAAATTTTCATTTGTAATTTTTTATTCAATTAGTTTTTTTAGTCCGTCTATGATAACGCCCCAATTTTCGGTAGAATGTTTTGCTTTTTCCTCGTCATAGTTTGATTGTGTAATCGTTAGCTCTGTTCCATTTTCAGTTTGGGTTACTTCATAAGTCACCAATAGATAATTTTCGGGCCTATCTTCCAATACAATCCAACTGCTTAAATAACTATACGAAAGTTTCTCGTTTGGCAAATACTCCAAAACCACGCCTTTGTCTACGTAAGGTGTTCCTTCATATTCCCCTGTCCATGAGATTTTACTGCCAACATTCCAATCCGTTTCCTGATTTGAACCGAAGAAATATTGCTTTACCATTTCGGGATTGGTTAATGCATCCCATACTTTATCAATTGGCGCTTTGATAATGGTCTGATACTTTGATTGATGATTTGTTTGCATATCAATTTTATTTAGTTGTTATTTCTATCCTTTTTAAGGTTGTGAGTTACGATAACCACTTAGCTGTTGTTAGTGGGTCGTTGTTCCTTCTTTTATTTTTTAAACACGAATGTTTGTTTTAATGTCGTCAGCCAATTCATATAGACCATTCACAAATGCGTGGTCTGTCCCTTTCAAAACTCTTACGGTTGAATTAGGAAATGCTTTTTTATAGAAATTCAAATGGTTGAAAGGGACAATTGCATCTTCCTTACATTGATAGAGAAATATCCTTTTTATTTGTTTGAGTTCCACTTCAAAGTTTTCCTTCAGTTCAAAGTCGTCCACTTCCCAGCCATTCTTTCCCCAAAGAGGTGTTGCAACTAAATGCAGTGATGAAATCAAAAGATTTGGCTTTTCTTCTGAAATAAATTTTAGTAACATTGAACCTCCTAATGAATGTCCAATTAGGACAGTTGGTTGGTCTGACTTCTTAAACTCTTTCGTGAAAAGGTTTTTCCACATTTGATAGGTTGGAGCTTCTGGGTCATCAATAATTGGGTAAAGAATTTCAAATTCGTCTCCCAATTCATTCTTTAGGTACTCTACTAAGTCAAAACTACCTTGTCCTTTACTTCCCTGTCCACCACCGCTATGAGCGAATAATATTTTTATTGGTTCCATTTGGCTTTTATAGGTTTATAAAGTGTCTTGCTTTTTCAAATTCATTAGTTTTGATAACTGCGGTCATCATTCCGCAGTTATACTTTCTACCTTCTCCGGCAGAAAGTATTAGGGCATCACTATTGGTTTTCGATTTCTCCATCCGTTAAATTTTATATTATAAAATTATCACAACTTTTCTTTTGGTCAGGTTATCTTATGGCAAGAAATTTTTACTTCATGCTCCGTTTTCGGCAAACTTAAAATCAATTTTTCCTTAGATGCCTTATAGACGTCAAGTATATTATTCTCATGTTCAATTGTTTTTTCAAATGTCAGACCGAGTTTTTCGATCAGCTTAATTGATGCTATATTCTCCTTAAGACTGATCGCCAAGATATTTTCAAACGCATTGTGGCTTATCAAGGCCAGCAGAACAGATTTGGTGGCTTCAAACGCATAGCCCTTATTGAAAAACTGGGGGAGGAAAGCAAAGCCTACATCGTTGAATGGTAAGTAATCCCGCTTTATCATGGTCACAAGACCGATTGGTAAGCGTCCATGTTTTAACTTCACTGTCCAATAAGTAATGTGGGGATTGTTTGTCACCTTTTGGATGTACTCCCTCGCATCCTTTTTTGAACGGATGTTACGGTCTCCAATATTTTTAACCCATCCCTCGGTATTTAAAAGTTCAACAATAAAAGCTGCATCTTTTTTCACTAAGGGTGTTATCTCAAGTCTTTCTGTATCTATTTCCATTCTACTTTTAAGTTTTTCAGTCGGAAAATTTTTGAAAATCAATCCAAAAAATATTACCGAGCCCGTTAAAAGGCGAGTTTAATATATCGAGGTATATTTTTGTTGTCATTGGTTCTTTGTCATCGTAAGGTTGACTGTCCCTAAATGAAGTAAAAAACAAATAATTACCATCCGGTGAAACCATAGGACATTGATCCATGTGAACCGAATTGATTTTCTTTCCCATATTTGTTCCATGTGTCCAATAATCATCTTTTTTATAGCTGATATATAAGTCTCCGCTTCCATAACTATCTTTATAGCCCATCCCAGTGTAGATTATATATTTTTCATCAGGATCAACAAAGGCATCAAATTCAATATTTTTGGTATTAAGGAAGCCGTCCAAACCTACTCGCTGGAGAAACTTACCATTGTTATATTTAGAAACCATTATATCGTAACCATTTTCTCCATGTTCAGTGGAAAAGTATAAGTTTCCCTTTTTTGAGATAGCAGGATAGAGTTCGTCTTTATCTGAATTGATTTCTCTGCCCAAATGTTTTGGAAGGCTAAAATCCCCATCTTTATATTCTACACACCAAATGTCAAAGTCCAATTTTAACATTCCTGGTACTACCGGTCTTGTTGATATAAAGTAGAGTTTATCACTATGGGGATCAAAGAATGGATCGGCATCGCTAAATTGTCCCGAGAATTGGGCGATTTGAGGCTTTGTCCATTTGCCCTTTTCCTTTTTTGTAATAAAAATTGTGTAGAACCTATTTGCAGCAGTGTTATTTGCAATGGTAAATAACACCACATTTCCGCCTGGTGAAAAAGTTATGTTATATTCGTTTAAATGGGTAGATATAATCCCATTTGCAAATAATGATGCTCTACCTTTTGATGGCTGTTCTGCATTGAAATAGAGGTTTGCACTGTATTTTTCATTACATGATATAAATAATAATAGTATAACAGGCGTTCCGAAAAGTTTCATTTTGATTTTTATTAATTATAGGGGCTTATCCATTATGGATATTTAAAATGCTTAACATTTTTGCTAATTGTTTAATATGTCTTTGAGTATGCACAACATAAAAGTGTAACCATTCAAACCGTGTCATATATCCTAATGTTGGAAATTCAAAATCTAAACAAAGCACTTTAAGGTCGTATCGGCTTGAGAAGCTAATAATACTGTCACTTATTGTCCGTATATTTAAAATTAAATCCTCCTTTTCAATATATCCATCCGAAGGATAGAAAACGTCCGAAGGTTCTGCAATTAGTTTTATATTAAAGTCCAAAAAAGCTCACTTAATGCTTTGCAATTCTCGTCATACGGTCTATCAGCAAATACCGTTACTCCTTTGAAAATTTTCCATGAGCCATACGACTTTAAAAGATGATCACCTACCTGACCCGCTGTCCAACTCTTTGGAAAAGGATTTGTATTTAGCTGTTTAGTATTAAAAGCTTCTAATATTTCAATTAACTCCTCAATTGTATGTTGAAAATTGTTTAGATGTGTTTCCATTTAATAAAATATTTCAATGAAGTTTAAAGCATCAAGTTTGTTAGGGATACCCATGTTTATTAGTCCTAAAATTCGTCAGTTCAATTTTATATTACAGAATTGAACTGACGAATGCTATTATTACATTGGATATGATCTAATGAACTAAATGTTACTTGATTGTAATAGACCCATTAGGATTTAAAGATTTGTCCTGTTTTTTTGAACCATTGGCTACGTTGAAAATAAAGTCTTTGGGATCGTACTTTCCAACAATCTTGCTAAGGTTAACGTTAATATTGAATTGTTTTTCTAAACCACAGTCTTCTAGAGATTTGTTATAGAGCACAAGATTAATTTGCCCTGGACTGGAAAACATTATAGAACCGTCCCAAACAGTGTGAAAATCATCTTGATTACAACCGCCTTTTACTGTAATGTTAAGCATATTGCCGTTTCTTTTAATGTCCTCAATATTGAAATCGTCTTTTCCACCACTTCTTTTTTCTACCAATTCAGCATATTTTCCGGCGCTCCTAAGTAGATTGCTTTCAAGAACTGTTTCCGGATCGCTGTCGGATTTTTCACATGAAGTAATTGCAAAGCAAAAAAGTAATGCGAAGGCTACATAAATTAAATTTGTTTTCATTTTTTAAGTTTTTAAGTAATTAAAATTTTTAGATAATACGAGTGCGACATTAAAAACGCTACATAAAAT containing:
- a CDS encoding VOC family protein; translated protein: MKSKLLEMNNVGIVVENLDKAIGFFTEIGLTLEGRMIVEDEWAGRVTGLGNQSVEIAMMVTPDGHSRLELSKFLTPATISDHRTAPVNSLGYLRIMFRVNNIDELLSRLLKLGAELVGEVVNYQNVYRLCYIRGTEGLLIGLAQQLGEQTTKDILENS
- a CDS encoding alpha/beta hydrolase; translation: MKISLFSLFVIFFASLTFGQKPIPEQTGVVKPFILGVIDEIQSKELNEKRILNIYLPEGYNPKDTIRYPVIYLLDGSADEDFIHIVGLVQFNSFEWVNQVPKSIVVGIATVDRRRDFTFPTNVTEDKSANPTSGHSNRFISFIEKELQPYIQEKYMTSSSKTIIGQSLGGLLATEILFKKPELFNKYIIVSPSLWWDNGSLLNQPLARFEHKDIYIGVGKEGLAPTKIPRVMEVDANVLADKIKNLKNRNVNVYFDYLPLENHATIMHQAVFNSFRLFYP
- a CDS encoding SRPBCC family protein, giving the protein MQTNHQSKYQTIIKAPIDKVWDALTNPEMVKQYFFGSNQETDWNVGSKISWTGEYEGTPYVDKGVVLEYLPNEKLSYSYLSSWIVLEDRPENYLLVTYEVTQTENGTELTITQSNYDEEKAKHSTENWGVIIDGLKKLIE
- a CDS encoding alpha/beta hydrolase, giving the protein MEPIKILFAHSGGGQGSKGQGSFDLVEYLKNELGDEFEILYPIIDDPEAPTYQMWKNLFTKEFKKSDQPTVLIGHSLGGSMLLKFISEEKPNLLISSLHLVATPLWGKNGWEVDDFELKENFEVELKQIKRIFLYQCKEDAIVPFNHLNFYKKAFPNSTVRVLKGTDHAFVNGLYELADDIKTNIRV
- a CDS encoding GNAT family N-acetyltransferase, translated to MEIDTERLEITPLVKKDAAFIVELLNTEGWVKNIGDRNIRSKKDAREYIQKVTNNPHITYWTVKLKHGRLPIGLVTMIKRDYLPFNDVGFAFLPQFFNKGYAFEATKSVLLALISHNAFENILAISLKENIASIKLIEKLGLTFEKTIEHENNILDVYKASKEKLILSLPKTEHEVKISCHKIT
- a CDS encoding TolB-like translocation protein, whose translation is MKLFGTPVILLLFISCNEKYSANLYFNAEQPSKGRASLFANGIISTHLNEYNITFSPGGNVVLFTIANNTAANRFYTIFITKKEKGKWTKPQIAQFSGQFSDADPFFDPHSDKLYFISTRPVVPGMLKLDFDIWCVEYKDGDFSLPKHLGREINSDKDELYPAISKKGNLYFSTEHGENGYDIMVSKYNNGKFLQRVGLDGFLNTKNIEFDAFVDPDEKYIIYTGMGYKDSYGSGDLYISYKKDDYWTHGTNMGKKINSVHMDQCPMVSPDGNYLFFTSFRDSQPYDDKEPMTTKIYLDILNSPFNGLGNIFWIDFQKFSD